Genomic window (Onychomys torridus chromosome 5, mOncTor1.1, whole genome shotgun sequence):
TGATGGGACTTTTTGCATTCCAGGCTATGACGTGGGAACTAGCTTCAAAACCACAGAGGGAAAAATAGCGTTTGTGACTAGTGATACCGATGGCTTTGAGGTGCTCAAAACACGCAGGGAAAGAGCCCCTTCTGGTCCTCCCACCAACAGAAGTATCTTATGTGACGATGAGGCACCATTCATATTAGCTAGATTACCACTAACGATAAAGAGCTTTTTTTTGAAAAGGGGGTGCTAAATTCAGATTAAAGCTCTACAAAAAGAGCCTCTTGAGCAGCCAACCGGTTTAGTTTGATGTGGGCAGCTGAGGAACCAGTGACGAACTCTGCCCATCGGAGGGGCGGCTGTGACGGTGAATTCACAGCTCATTCCTGCTGCAGACCTTAACCCTGGACAGCCATTTGTTAGTTTCAGAAAGCTATTTCAAGCATGAAATGAGAAATGACAGGGAGGGCcaattattttacataaatacAAAGTGGCATATGCTCTTGCTCACCATCCAAAACCAGAAATGTAAAGTTGTATTCTTCTTGAGATGGCTTTtacatagatatttacagaagTGCAAATTCATCCCGGGAGAGCCTTCGCCTTTTAAACATTCAGAACACAATatagtgtcttttaaaaaaatctgttcaaGTTATTTTTCGGGTGGGCAGCACTGGTGGCATTAGTCACATCTCGTCTTGTATTTATCTGTGTCCGTGTTGGGCTAAGGAACCACCACATCAGTCTTTGCTATGTTTCTGGAAGTAAGTCACAATTCAGAATTACACAATCTCGGAGTCTGTGTTTGTTTCACAGGCTCATAAAGTGCTAGTACAATGGACTGTTCAGTCTCAGAAAACATTGGTTTGTTCTATTAAATATGATAAATATAGATTCACtatgataaatttaaaatatccatataatacaataaataaaaccattatcAACAGAACATCTGTCAATTCTGCAAAGAGAAATTCCACTCTTGCTGTAAGGCTCAATTATTATTGTAGAAGTAATTATGAAGGCATGCACCTACCTTTACACTCTGAAAACTGCTCGGACAGTCTTAGCACCTGTTTGGACACAGCAAACTCAACTCTCTCACTTCCTTTCTAGAGAGTTTTCATTTCTAAGTGAAGCTGTTTACTGTTGACTCTttgccctatttttttttatcatgtctTAAGATAATAGGTTTCAAAAATGATTCAGAGCCAAGGTTGTTTCCCTTGTGGCTCTTCATGTATCCCTAGAAAACACACTGTAATTAATGTATTTGAAAAGCTTTGTAATTGTTCAGAAGCAGCAGAGGGATCTCATGGTGGATCACAGTTCCACCAGACCTTAATTCCTTGACAGCCAGCTCTAGGGACATCCTAGCTTCAGAGATGAGGACCCAAGACTCAGGTTGGGTGCTGTCCACTGTGTGTGACAGGTTGGATCTTCTCTAGAGAGACATCAGTGTCATAGTCCAATATGACCGATAGGGCTGGGGACAGCTTCTCCAATGGTTTAGCGAttccacctgcctcctccttttTCAGGTTCTCAGAGGAGCCCACAGCATGGGGGATCAGGTAAACCAGATTGCAGTCCTTGGAGATGGAGCCTCGAGGCTCGTGGTGGCTGGAAAATGCCACAGCCCCATTGTTGTTGATGCTCACTGTTTCTATGGCATTATTTGTTGTAGGACAAAGTCTATAGCATCCTAAGAGGGTTGAGAATGCCTTTTGGAAATCAGCATTAAAGGCGTAAATAATGGGGTTCAAGGAAGAATTTGcccacccaaaccacacaaatacATCAAAGGTGATGGAATCAATGCAAAATGGCTGGGTCTCCTCAGATCCACAGAAGGGTACCATGCAGTTTGAGATGAAGAAAGGGAGCCAGCAGCACACAAACACCCCCATGATCACAGACAATGTCTTCAGTACTTTAGTCTCTCTCTTGAAGGACATCTTAAAGGAACTTTCTGATTGAGAACATTCAACAGGGTTTCCATTACCTGTGGTGGTCTGGCAATTCTTGGCATGGACTGCTGCCCTCTCCAAGGCTGAGATGCGCCGAATTTGTTTCTGGGCAATCCTGTAGATACTGGTGTAGGTAACAATCATAATGGCTACAGGGATGTAAAAGCTTATGAGGGAGGATGAAATGGCATACGTCCTGCTCAACCTGGTGTCACAATTTTCATCCTCAGTGTCCTCCAGGAAAGTGGAATTGTCATCCAAGGGCCACGTGGGTTTTGCCTTGTGCCAGCTTAGTTGCACTGGGATAAAGGAGATAAGAACAGACAAAGTCCAGGCTACGCTAATCAGGATGAAGGCTGCCTTGGGGGTCATCTTCCTCTCATATTGGAAAGGGCTGGAAATAGCCCAGTACCTGTCCACGCTGATCACACAGAGGTTAAGGATGGAGGCAGTGGAGCACATGATGTCAAAGGCCACCCAAATGTTGCAAAAGGACCCAAAGGGCCAAAAGCCAGCAATCTCAGCCACAGCTTTCCAGGGCATGACCAAGACAGCCACCAAGAGATCCGACACAGCTAAAGAGATGACAAAGAAGTTGGTCACCTTGGACCGCAGGTGTCGAAACCTGATGACAGCGGCACAGACCAGGGTGTTCCCCAGGAGAGTGGACAGGATGAGCAGCGACAGGAAACAGGCGGTGAGGATGCGAAAGGAGAAATCCCTCTCCACTGCCAGCCCGGCCCCATCCATGGTAGAAGTGTTCGGAGCCATCTTCCAGACAGAAAGCACTTCCAGGTGGCTTGGCCCTCGTGTACTCGAGCAGGCTTAGCCAGACTTCCCCTGGTCAGTCACCAGCCAGCAGCACCTTGCCCAGCCCCGGTTGCTGCCCAGAATAAAGGACAGAGGTGTTCCATCAGGAGCTTCTCTGTAGCAATCCAAGCCATACCGGTAAAAGGACCCTTTTGCTTTCTATCTGTCTTCTGGGTTCCGTGCTCCAGGTCACTCTCCCGGGCACCGGCTGGTCCCTAGATTCCCCAAGGATAGCACCGGCTTTTCAGCACATTCTAAGTCTTCAGCTCGAGAGTCTGAGGCCTCTTCTTGGGCAATTACAGTCACTTTTCACGGttgctgcctcttcctctgagACACAGCCTAAAATACATGTATTTCTCCTCCAAGCCCCTGGCGCCACATCTCTCCAGATGTCCTAAAAGGCAAAGGAAAACACGAAGTCGTTCGCCAAGACTATGTGCAGCTCGCATGTTTACCTACGGTGAATCCCAGCTCATCATCTCCTGGGCAAGTCTGTCCAGACCACCTACCTTGCTTTGGGGTGGCTTCTCCCAAACCCCCTCGAGCTCTCACAGTGACTCGAGTCGCCCTAGCAAGTGTTCCCCAACTGATGCACAAAAATCTCTGAGCCAGATTTGGGAAAGGAATTCCAGACCAGGTACCCAGGGAAGCGGCGGTCCCCTGCTATCTTGGCCACCTACAGATTGCTGGCCCGGGGCTCTCCGAGTGTCCTTGGGAGAGAGGTACCACCAGGACCAGTCACTGGGACAGCTTTCTGACCTGTCTGCCGGAACCCAGCGCAAGGCTCCTTGATCTTAGAGCAGGACCCTGAGCCTCCTTGTGCCACCCGCTCCTGTCAGCAGCGGCAGGAGCAGCAGGCAGGCACAGCCGCTCCGCTCCGGGGAGGACACCGGCCCGGCTGGGTTCCAGCGGGGCACAGCCCACCCCGCCTCCGCGTCCCTTCCCGGCCCTGGGGATGGGCTGAGCTTGACAGGCAGAGTGGCGAGCGACAGCCACACGTGGTTCCCCGATGGCGCAGCAGGATCAGGGTTGTGGGACGCCTACGTGATCGCCTTGCCCCCTCTGGCTACCTCGCCCATCGGAGAACCACAAGACAGAGCCCAAGGGACAAATTTTGGCGTTCACATCTTAAgtaaaccaaacttgggtcctgcACTCAGCGCCTCTTCGGGTTAACCCCAAGTTCCACCCAAAGCTGGGTGTCAGAGCCGACCCTACCCACACCCACGCCCCCAAGCCCTGGATAGCTGCCCGCTGCGCGTCACTGCGCTGTCTCCGAGTGCTCTGCAACTGGGGTCGGAGGAGCCCCGGGACGGGGGTGCTCACCGCTCCGGGAGGACACGCTCCGCGACTCTGCCAAGCCTGCGCCAGCTCCCGGGCCGCTAGCTCCGCTCTCCGCCCGCCAAGGCGCTTCTGCGGTCAACTCACGAGTGCAGCCCGTGACCCGCGCCCCGCAAGCACCCCAAACACGGCGCCACATGCTCAGCGGGCACTGGCGCCCCCTGCCGGCGCCTATGGTTTCCTGCACCCCGCCTGCGCCCTAACAGGAGCAGATCACAGAAACATTAGCCTATGTATCCCCAAGATTCAGGGCCTAGACCCTGCTTTTCCCTGTCCCGGACTGCCAGAATCTGGAAGATTAGAGGCACGGTCTTCCTCACTCTGAGCTCTCTCACTTTAAATACCCCTAAAATTTACAAGAGCAGGAAGTCCCTTTGGCTAACATTATTCACTGAACCAGGATTTCCCCCTTTGTGCCCACTCTGTGCCAGGGCTGGAGCAGCAGTGAGAACAATGTTCCAGCTTACTCTGTAAGTGAGCAGAGACCGGGCATGAACTCAAAAGcttctgcgccccccccccccatcaaacATACATTCAACATCTTGCAAAACTCCTTCCTCACAGGCTTGCACATCTCTAGCTCAACTATGTGGAAAATGATGCTCAGAAAAGTGTAGGGCTTGCTCAAAGTTAACACATCACCTAATGAGGATGGTGacctggctgcctggctgccgCTTACACATTCTTCAGCATGACCACGTCTAGTATATAGTCCATGATCTGAACAATTATCACAGGGGTAAAGTGGAAACGGGAACGCCTGCCCAGGAAACGTGACAGTGCATAGATGCGCCGTCAGAGTGCCTTCCTGTCTCTGAAAAGAGATTAACCATGAAACCGGGAAGTCAGTCTGCCTGGACTCTCGTGCTTACTGATGAAGACTGctgtaaggattaaatgagatgcTTATTTCATAAGGCTCAGGACACCAGATACGGACCCAGTCAGCCCTTCATGGGCAGAAATCCTTCagagatcatttttttaaaagagtagtCTTCTCTCCATGAGAACCACACACCACAGTGAATGCCAATGTTTTCTCTAAATAACCTAAATAGCAATCTTAATTAGCCACCAGTGGATTTAGGTGCAGTACTCATATGATTGACACAGATGCTCCTCCACCTGGGCTCACAGTTCTACCCTCCCACCGACAACCTCGCTGTCACACACCCAATTCCACACTAGCAATCAGACATATGCCCCGAGAACCACATGCCTTCAGAGCAGCAGTTTTCAGCCTATAGGTCATGACCCCACAGgtgctgcatatcagatattcacatttcaatttataacagtagcaaaattagttatgaagtagcaatgaagtagttttatagttgggggtcaccacaacatgaggaactgtgttaaaaaaCCACAGCATTAGGACGATTGAGAACCACTTGCTTTCTAGCCTTAAGCCAGCACAGGGCAACACCCATCCCTGGGGCAGTCATTCTTTAAGCAATAGGAACTTTATTTCAccactttcttcccttcttaccaGTACACACAAACTAAGGATTGTTTCTAGTCCAAGATGGCCATGTGAGTCTGAAATTGTGTGACTCCACAAGCATCTGAAATAAGCAAGATAAGGACGATCGGAACCTTTGAAAGCACGGGAAGCCTTGGGCTCCTCTGGGGCAGGATTGGGCACACTGGAGGAGGGGGGACTCCCTTAGGGAGGTAAAGTGCTCCTCTTGCTAGCACTTAAGGGCCAGGCGACAACACAGTaacatggtgggggggggggtctacaGTAACACTCAAGAGTGCAGCAACAGAAGCTGGAGATGACAATGAGGCAATTTGAGGGGTAAAGCTTCCCCTCATGGCTGCCTTTGAGAGGTGTCCCCAAGCCAACAACCCTGGAAATAACCACTGCTCTTCAAGTTAAAAGTAGGTTGACAACCACAACAACGCTGTCTCGGGTGGCATCGTATTGTCTGCCACACCAGTCCCTGGCAAAAGTGTTCATGTAAACTGGGAGGAAAGGCTGCTCATGGTGTCCTGGACAACCTTAGTTTCCTTCAATATCAGCAGCTACTCTAGCAGAGAGATCTCTGCTTTAAAATGTCTCCAAGTTATTAAAAACCAGCCCAAACCTGTGTCAGGTGTCATTTCCCTACCACAAGAAAATGTCAGCCATTTGCAGTGTCAAAGCATCAAGTTGTCTTCTTTCCTGTATCAAAGCCAACAAATAGAAGATGCTTGGGAACAGCAGAGAACGGAGAAGAAGCAATGTACTCCTGAAGAGTTGGTTTGTTTCTCATCCACGGGTTATCTCCCTATGGTTCTGTAATTCAGAAACAGACCCCTAAGACCCTTTCTTGCCAGCTTAGCTCGCTGGCATGTGAACGCAGCCGCTAAGAGAACAGGGAAGAATAAAGGATCGCTGGAATTTCACCGCACGGCGTGAATGTTGGAGGATCCCAAAGTTTGGCTAgagatttgggtttttttgttttgtttttctccgcACTCCCTTGGAGTCAGAGTGAAGCAAACCcttccattttgttctttaaacatCTCCCTGCAAACAGTAAGAACGTGAATATAAATGCATGTGGATATTAGCATTCGATCTTGCTGGGaatgcaggcacacacaaaagCATCTTTGTTTCCCGAGTCAACGTGTCTTTGAAGCTATACTGTGATTTATGCACAGTGAGGAGGTAGAGGTTAAAAAGACGTTTGCAATAACTTTTTGATTTGGAGATTGTAAAAGTCAGTGAATATAGAAGGCACTGTCAGACAACTGTACTGTCAAGTGTTCTCAAATGATGTGTGCAGGCAGCTTCGGGGTTATTAAAAGTAGCTTTATACCTAAAATAATTGCTCACAATGTTAGTGGAGAGAGTAGATAGCTTAGTCTTCAGCAAGTAACTAGAATGCTTGCTACATACAATAATCCCGAATCCTGTTTTCATCTTCCATACCTGTCATACAACTTTAAATCAATACATGTCCCTTTGGGTAGGTATTGACAGCTAAAGTGCACGCAATATTTTGTTATGGTTCTCtggttctttttcctcttttggagGCTTAGCTGGGGTTGATTTTGGTTTTAGCTTTTGAGATTCTAGAAATTGAACCTAAGACCTctcatatgctaggcaagcacactaccactgagccacattccagaCCTTGAATTGTTTTGTAATGCCACTACATCTCctttgtcattttgtttctttataaccCGTTGTTATGTTCATGATACTTCTGAGTTTGCATCATAGAGATACAGAAATTCATCTTCTCACAGCCTACCTCCAAGTGATAGATTAGCCCATACATACATAAGGACATTATATTGGCATTCTTCCAGGTCTCCTCAAACATTTACACCTCAaaagttaaacattttttaaCTCTCAAGGTCCTATAGAGTTACCCAGAAACAGTTTGATCTTTTCAGATCTTGTGTTGAAGATTGAGTAGAACAGGACAATTGTTGATCTGAGGCTATTGTAATATAACGGAGATGAGATGGTTCTTCTGTGTCCCTCTGCCATATGCCCCATGAGTTGTAGGGTTTTTGAGTCTGGCTGTTGGTAACAGGCACTGTCTGTGGGCCTTTGTGGATGTCCGTCAAATTCTCCTTTACATTTTCTCATTCTTATGCAGTGGTTAGTTCTCTAATGAACTCAAAAGAGGGTCTCTGAAGATATAgatactctctctccctccctccctccctcccttcctctcctttgcaATTTCTAGCTATTTTGCTCTTGATTTTCTTCAATTTGGAGAGTCTCTCAGACTGCCCCCATGGGCAAGAACTTCTCTTGAAGCAAGAAGTGAATTTACCTGTCCATATTATCTCCCTGGTCTCTCATCTTGGGGGAATCCCTCTCCTCCCTGGATTCCTGTCTGGAGGAACTTCACTGTCCTTTCTTGTTTGATGTCAAGAAGTCAGGAAATATCTCAACTTTTACATTtattcttgacattttttttttaaattttcaacctAAAAAGACAAAAGATTCCTGGCAGGCAAGGGCAGCTGGAGTTGGGCATGGACAACATGACTCAGGTATTCTGGGGAGTCTTTCTGTGCACTGTGactatatgttgttcccattggttaataaataagctgctttggcctatggcaaggcagcgtagagacaggcaggaaatccaaggaaagaaacaggacagagaaagggaagTCTAGAGAGACACAAGCCAGCCGCCAAAGGAGCAACAcataatgggacacaggtaaagccacagaaaacatggcaatacatagattaatagaaatgagttaaagagctagctagccagaagcctgacatagg
Coding sequences:
- the Drd1 gene encoding D(1A) dopamine receptor, whose product is MAPNTSTMDGAGLAVERDFSFRILTACFLSLLILSTLLGNTLVCAAVIRFRHLRSKVTNFFVISLAVSDLLVAVLVMPWKAVAEIAGFWPFGSFCNIWVAFDIMCSTASILNLCVISVDRYWAISSPFQYERKMTPKAAFILISVAWTLSVLISFIPVQLSWHKAKPTWPLDDNSTFLEDTEDENCDTRLSRTYAISSSLISFYIPVAIMIVTYTSIYRIAQKQIRRISALERAAVHAKNCQTTTGNGNPVECSQSESSFKMSFKRETKVLKTLSVIMGVFVCCWLPFFISNCMVPFCGSEETQPFCIDSITFDVFVWFGWANSSLNPIIYAFNADFQKAFSTLLGCYRLCPTTNNAIETVSINNNGAVAFSSHHEPRGSISKDCNLVYLIPHAVGSSENLKKEEAGGIAKPLEKLSPALSVILDYDTDVSLEKIQPVTHSGQHPT